One genomic region from Rhizobium favelukesii encodes:
- a CDS encoding winged helix-turn-helix domain-containing protein, whose product MQVCRRRLTQPGSMTMTNNYASGPNSDYLSQGSVIRPREALTFRDLELNITSHRVLRNGHSIHLTPTAFRLLHHLMKDPFRVYSRPELKNAAWPDNVHIGLRTVDVHIGHLRAALNRVDEPVLIRTVRSLGYALFE is encoded by the coding sequence ATGCAGGTTTGTCGCAGACGCCTCACACAACCAGGATCAATGACCATGACCAACAACTATGCTTCTGGACCGAACTCTGACTACTTGTCTCAAGGCTCTGTCATTCGTCCTCGTGAGGCACTGACATTTCGTGATCTTGAGCTGAATATAACCAGCCATCGCGTGCTGCGAAATGGCCATTCAATCCATCTTACTCCAACAGCGTTTCGTCTTTTACATCACCTGATGAAAGACCCATTCAGGGTGTACTCCCGACCTGAACTGAAGAATGCAGCGTGGCCGGACAATGTGCATATAGGCCTCCGCACCGTCGATGTTCATATCGGTCATTTGCGCGCCGCCCTCAACCGAGTAGACGAGCCAGTTCTCATACGAACTGTGAGGTCCCT